The genomic window GTACCTATGTGCCTGCGCAAGGTATCAAACTGCTGACTTCAGAAACACAACTTGGACCTTAAAACACTGTCAATAAAGTTCAATATTCTCAACACACTTTATCATTTCCTCCCAGGGCATCTACGATATCCACATACAATTAGCAGCAGTGCCACTTCTACCATGGGAACCGCCGCCATTAGCCCACAACATCTACGCTTCAGAAGTGATGTCTCATCCAGTATTCACGCTGAGGACCGTTGAGAATGTCGGCCATATTGTCGAGCTGCTGAAATTAGTGTCGTACAATGGATTCCCTGTTGTTGATCCGCCGTTGGCTGATGatgtaagtttttaatataaaagttcCTATTGATTTTAACGTCTGCTTCCTTGGTGACCTACCTAGTAGCCGGACAAAGACACGGAATcatcataatttatgttttttttgttcgaGCTATTTTACCAAATGGCTGTggccatataaaataatgtagttcTCGTCAAACTAAGACTGCTTGCAACTATTTCCATTGACAAGTGCGCGTACGCATCTATAGGTACTTGCAACTTCACTTGTTTTAAGGCTTCTTCGattgttattacaataaattaattaataaagataaataataataattctccATTTTAGCTGGAAGTGACAACATACAAGCGGCTCCGAGGCATGATACTGCGCTCGCAACTGATCGTGCTCATACAAAACAAGCTTTACAACGAGAACGCGAACACCACGTGGTCTAACTTCAATGTCGATATGAATATGTTCAGGAAGGAGTACCCTCGGTATCCTTCTATTGATGAGGTAAGAGAGGTTTTTAGTATACGTTTTTTATTGGTTATTTTACTTCGTTTCCAAGCAATCTTTAAAGAACAGgcgtcaataaataaaaaacctattgAATAGAACCTTGTACTTGagagaaaaagttaaaaataaatttaaaattttttacAGATTGCAACAGCTTGGTTGTTGCCATCTGTACTTGAACAATATAAGGTTACATTCAGGCACAAGATTTGCTTGTCTTGTATGCAAAATGCACTTATTATCTTCAATGAACTTGGAAAGACAAGCTCGAAAGTTTATCCACAAGGTTTCTTTACCATGTAAAGGAACCTTGTGGATAATCTTTCTTTTTCGAGAACAGCAATAAAATTGACGAAAAGAAACATTTAATGTATGtagtgatgatgtcctcctagccgagtatcggctacggcggctgttctcatttaaggagatcagccaattgcgcaggacatattatagtgcacaagcatttgcgcagacacaggtgcactccctattccttcactctcataacccgatgggacggcaaatccgacacgaccagagagagatcaggcgcaggaccgacatttacgtgctctccgatgcacgggtgtatcaatcaccaaattccaggctccgggctgccttgtaaaagtcttctaaaacccacaaagcaatttcggcccgactcgggaatcgaacccgagacctcgtgctcagcagccgcacttgcgacatctagaccaacgaggcagtttacACTGTACAtgactacataataatattatatagattAAATGTTGTTCTCGAAGAAggtcttcatttattttttttctattgtacCCGTAGTTAGACATAGCAGAATGGGAGAAGACGTGCACGATCGACCTACGTCCATTCATGAATCCTTCGCCTTACACCCTGCCGCATCGAGCGTCTCTGCCGCGTTTGTTCAGGCTGTTCAGAGCGCTGGGCTTGAGACATCTGCCTATTGTCAATGATGTCAACGAGGTAAGtacttatatcatcatcatcatcatctcagccataggacgtccactgctgaacataggcctcccccttagatctccacagatacctgttggaggcgacctgcatccatgCATTGTATCATAGTTGATACAATTATGTTGCTGTTTTCAATTTACTGTCATAGGATTTAATTCCAGGAATATCGATAACAGAATTAATCTAATCACGTTTGGTTCAGATAACATAAAATAGGTGCCcttttaaatcaaatatctttATAATGCACTAATTCATAATTCTTATGTTAATCTGGATGATTATTGTTACAGGTAGTAGGAATGGTCACTCGGAAAGATATTGCAAGATATCGAGTGTGGAGACACCGAGGACACATGGGAATGGAAGAGTTAATACTTTCTAGTGAAATCTAACACATTAGTTACAAGTGTCCGACCAAAGAAACAACATTGAATTCAAACTGTTTCGGCAAAAATAAGCCGCTTCAAGTACGACAGCATAAAATTCATGCTCGAAACCAAAGACTGTATAAAACATTTGAGTCTCTAGCGATAGTTTGACTAGGGGCGGCAAAGTCCTACTTATAATTCTAGCAACAAACAAACCTTTACGCAAAGATACACACATACTTGATTGGTCGGACATGAGTGGACTTTGATAAAAATTAGTGAAATGAatcaaaatgacaaaatattattttcttatgatttttttatgaaatacctaggtataattAGTACAGCTTTActtgttataattaaaattatttaaattcaatcaaaatgatgattttatttatgaaatatttatgttttttttgggtTGAAGCCTAGGTGTAATTTAGTACAGCATTACTTGATTGATATCTCTAGAAAATGTATTAGAAACCAAAAACATAGGTAGTCAAGTGatcttatgataattttgtaccTATCACCATAGAACTTAATGTGGAAAGTATTTGTGTAGATTAGTTGATTTCAGTTTGCATAATACCTAGTATTTTTGAAGATTAGACGGTGAATTTAATGATGATTAATCACGCTGCTGTCTCGTTTCCAATTCATTCAACTCGAGCATGAGCATGTTGTAATGATTATAAAAAGTGAtgattgtatatattttttactgatgtgatatttttgttaagATTTAGATCAATTACttgaaatgtataaaattaatgcaatcattatgaaaattattatgaacTATTATTTGCGACACTATTGTGATAATTATAGTGCTAAGATTCTATAAATgtgttatcaataaaaatgtttataaagaaagacatttatttttactttaccaTATCAATAAGCATAATTTACAAGACCCTTAGcatacttaatttataaaataaagctattgTATCTTCAAGGCGGTGTATTGCTCCAAAGAGTACATTTATTTCTTTGCAGAGCGCTAGTTGTTTTCAAACAGTTCCCAGCCGATACCGGACCACAAGTTGAAGAACAAAATCACTGGCAGTATGACCAACAGTATCAGTAAATAGTTAACTATTTCATCCATCATAATACTTATTTGCGCTGGccttttttaacatttatttttgttaaataaataggtaacacAATTTGTGCGCGTATGACAACAACATAACCTATGTTTCAGTTTGACACTGACAGCTTCTATGGTGAGTTTTCTTGTCGATGTCATAGCCATGCATGATCATAGCCaaagattttgtaattttacgtgtattttttacCCTGCCTACATGCAAAGCAGTTTTACGAGACGGCTtaggcagttgtcccaccaacgacgagaaaacgactaactatcggctatttcctcgctcaagaaacgtacaatagatatactttccaagtgaacaaaagagatgcatatacaaatagttgatcgctgactgttcacactgccggcgagcactcgcttcactagtttgtcgctgagcgacaaAAGCTAGGTATGATAGATAACACTCGCtcggcgacactcgccaagcgtttagaactcacgccgagagagcaaccagtggtcatttctctacagtgcgtatctagcgagcgagtgatgcgagtAATCGCCCGCCCACCAGcgcactgacctctatatataacactggacaggctgttgtcaacgtgcttttgtgcccgtttgataatcgccattttggcgctgttagacgtagcgagtgtcAGTGGTACTAAAACTAGTGATGTCGATATCAGCAAgcaaatatcgataaaaaaactCTTGataatctgagggcacggcagtgccctcGCCAAGACTCGATAAGTGTTTACAGtaatcataatttatattaaggTGGGAGCGCCGACTGTGCCTGCGAAATTCAAATTATCTtactttttttgcattttgtagGTCAATCCCACATCTCATGTtgatgattgattgatttgcatgcatataattttttacatacatataaaatttgCACACATGTTAAGACGCTGGTATAGACTAACATATACGTACATGTAAAAACTATGCAATTCTAGTTATattagactagcttctgccagcggtttcacccgcatcccgtgagaactacttcccgtaccgggataaaaagtagcctatagccttcctcgataaatgggctatctaacactgaaagaaattttcaaatcggaccagtagttcctgagattagcgcgttcaaacaaacaaactcttcagctttatactattagtatagatagggCAGAATTGACAACCTCCTTTTTTTTGAAGTCTGTTAAAAAACATGCATTATGTCTTAATCAGACTGATTTTATACTGCGAAAGTTTGGATGAATATTTGTTACAATTTCACTCTTGTAGCTAACCGATATTTTTATCGGTTAGCTACGAGAAGCCATGGAATAGTGaattaatcaaatcaaaaaggtaaaataaaacacttttataaatttaatttatattttaattattgacgTATAataataagtcgtggtggcctagtgggtaaaggaccaacctcaagtatgagggcgcggggtcgatcccaggtcaggcaagtaccaatgcaacttttctaagtttgtatgtactttctaagtatatcttagacaccattgactgtgtttcggatggcacgttaaactgtaggtcccggctgtcagtgaacatccttggcagtcgttacgggtagtcagaagccagaaagtctgacaccagtctaaccaaggggtatcgggttgcccgggttactgggttgaggaggtcagataggcagtcgcttcttgtaaagcactggtactcagctgaatccggttagactggaagccgaccccaacgtgattgggaaaaaggctcggaggatgattttaattattgacGTGCCCAAATTATTTGACGTGTCAAGAAATTTCTTATACTTTGACCTGAAATTGACAAAGAGTAATTTTTCGTAGCTGCAAAAAATCTTACATcgatatacttaattataatttgtttaattaatacatCAAAATGGCTATTTAAAGTTTCAAACATCATTGTTTCCAAAAAATGAACGCGTAGTTCTGGAAACAAAGTATTTGATTTTGGTAGCAACTCTTTCATAACTTTTGCTGTAAGAACTGCCGGAAAACTTTTTTCCACCGGCGGCTTCCCATTGGTCTTTTTGCAGGCTTGTCGAAAAAGTGATTCCACTAACAAGCATATGTAAACAACACTCTGTGATGGAATAGTTAGTCCACTCCTATTTTTCTGAATAATTAATGCAATACCGTTTCGTCGATCAGATATAGCATCGGACGGTATTGATTCACAAGCGCTCAAACAATTAATACATGTAATTTTGTTCCTTATTGCTCTAATCACAAAACCTGCTATGTACCCCACACATTGCTTCGATGTTTCGTTTACATTGTTTGGTACAGCCCAACCAAAATGTAAAAACTCTTGTAGTTTATCATAAACAGATGGTTGTAACATGTGGACGCATTCTTCCgacactttatttttttttattaaatcattgACGATATTTTTGAGGctggttatttttaatttcaacctCCTTACACGCTGGCTTAAAGTTTTTGCTTTTGCTTTTGCAAATTTTAAGGATCTTCTTGTTTGCTGGGCAACTGTTTTTAATGATCTTGGTGTAATTTCATAACAATGGTCATGTAACAATCCAACTTCGATTCTTGCCTTTTTAGGAGTTGATGAGACTTCATAATCATGATCAAGAACAGCTTGTTCTTGGTCCCTCTTTGACTGATgtgataattataaaatatttgcatcACAAAGTAATTTTCGTTTGGCTGAACTAGTAtgtatgttacagccaaagtaataagtctgcatattatatatgttatctagctattatttataatatctactcaatttgcataaagtgataattgacacacAATTAATCCCGACTCAagtacgattgaagcgtatgtggcattccgcaatgttttctttgaaataaacgtttttatccttttctgtcatttaataagatttttcgaatgtcgttggaatacgattggtcttatattagtagcagaatgcccgatatggtcaaaactgctattgcaattcaatttctattcaattttgacattataaacTTAGGAGAATCAGGCCCAAGTATGCCCTGCCTTGGAAGGGCACCGGcgtgtcctcgtcgaggcaataggcagcggcgacctctcgcacccggccctggttcaagccatggtccggggtgAGAGGTAATGGGATGTCGTCGTCTCATGCAGACGCTAGAGAAGTTCAGGAAGACatcacgggcgccgggtgtcgagTGATGTCTCCCGGCCATCGTacgcgtgggtctgtgggcggtgagtttcgggtggctcatcgtccttcCGTCTCTTAGAAGACACGGGCCCGTCTTGGCAGCGCGCGTTGTTCAACGCGCTCCTCGaagagattcagcaaaccccagtgggtttaagtcactaacagtctgacactgctaagccacagcgggaggaatgtgttgatgatttatcataaaaaagtcaGTAATTAATCTGTTGTAATTCGTCAGTAGTAAGTTggttataccatatttattactctggctaactttgaccagctaCTATGAATAATCtccagataaagtgattaatttatcATATTGTCAAGGtaatttgggtattatataaaatggccagattatgtataatatatatttaatcactatGGCTGTAACATGTATATTAGCTGATTTTGTAGCACTGACCTCTATAATTACCACTGGACtggctgttccgtacgtttgacagctattttttgtgcccatttgaagcgccaatatcgtgcaagcgagtgtccacagaaTAAAGTTTGATGTATGCAAATGGCTGCGAGAGAAGTGTTTGTTgattggttcactgtaaaataattttagtaccacggaccctcgctacgtctaacagcgccaaaatggcgattatcaaacgggcacaaaagcactTTGACAGCCGCCAGTCCAGTGGTAATTATAGAGGTCAGTGCTTTGTAGTTAACGGACCAGGCAATGACGTAGACGCTGTCGAACGAGGCGAAGATGTAGACGTTGACGGACGAGGCGAAGATGTAGACGTTGACGGACGAGGCGAAGATGTAGACATTGACGGATGAGGCGATGATGCAAAGGTAGATGTTCCTGAAAAGTAGACattcaaaaatctgaatatCACATCTCaatgtaggtataattataattatgtatgtattataaaatagaTACCCAGATACATATGTCATAGACTAAGGTCTGAGCAATGGTGGCTCTCAGTGTCTGCGCGATTGATCCTTAGATTAATTAAAAGGATTGATCAGGTAGGAGGACAACTGTATTCTAAAATTACTtctagtaaattaatttatatgaaaacaacAAACCTTCAAATATTGTCGGAATGCTACCTGGTTTCAATGCtgttctattaaaatgtttgacGAAACATTCGTCATTGAAATGTAATGCAcatagataattatattttttaggacTCCAGTTGTGGGTTTTCATGTTTTGAAgccaaatttttttttcttccaagcCTTTTGGAAGTCTGGAAAAAATATAGGTTAAGTAACGTAATCTCCAATGAAGGCTGAACATTACATATCCGTTAACATCATGTGCGAGAAAATAATTTGACTACACAAGCTGAACTATGTCAATATCACGGAAAAAATGTGTTCAATTAACTATCGATAGTGAAAATATCGATATGATGCAACCACTGGAGATGGCGGTTCTAtttgaaaattgtaaataaaaataatctttcttCATACGAATTGCATTCGGTAATGCTTGTTTAGAGTAAGActtgataaaaataagtaagacAAGATTACTACGTTGTAGTGTGTGtacgtaatttaattttgttaactaAAAATATGACTAAATAAAGTATTACAAACAAACCTGTGAAATGATATGTGACTGTCTTTTTTGTAGCGTCTCTTGCAATATACACATGACCTCATTCTTGATTATAATGCTTATCAcaataacaacataaaattacaaccaaattatttaaaaatgcaaaattactttaagtaaacaaacacttctctcacagccatttgaaattatacgtcaaaattagttctgtggacactcgcttagacgatattggcgcttcaaatgggcacaaaaaaattgctgtcaaacgtacggaacagcctgtccagtgttatatatagaggtcagtgcgCCCGCCTCAttctagctctactcgttactcgttGCTGGTGAGACAAGTGCCTTATGCTAGCGACGGGGAAATATTTTTACTAGCGGTTTCACACATTTTCAGATGGTATAGATAGGTTCCCGCGTatagtgttattttataaaaagctaTACTACTGCGTAGTTCTATCAAAATCAATCTAATAGTTCCTGAGAATAGCGCATTAAATCAAACAATCTCTTCAGTTTCATCATATAGGAATATTGAATTCGTTGTAATCTTAATTGTTGGTCTATTGTAAACATTTAACTTGTGAAAACAAACACACTAGTTTTTAATGAGTCATTTATTGACAAACTCGTCCATAATTAGTAACAATACTTAATGTTATGTTAAACATTAGTACACAATTATACATTAATTCGATTgttataaaacgtttaattaatataaacagtCACACAAAAACCAACAGGCAAATAACGTCAAGAAAATCGTCGCATATCAGATAACTAGACGGccgttaaaaaaatctaaataagaCATAATAGTAGcctgactaatattataatttaacaataaaattcattattacaggagaaacaaaaaatatacagtcaTAAGTTTATCGTTGTATGAATTAAACAAACATGGAGATATATGGCATATTCACTGCACTTAATTTCCTACATAAGTAAAATAGactattttttagaaaaaatgCTAAATGAAGCCTTTCATGTTTGTATTACTTGCACAAGATATTCAACCGAGATATTTCATAACTAAAAACTTAATACAGTAACATAATCAGTCctaaaaatagaatatattaaactatcttaaattatattcaaacaaaaatcaaacGAGATATAATCACAAGTTATAAGTATGGAAAAGGCAACTGATGGCTTGTTGAGCGTCTTCGAAGTAACGTGGTTTATCAACCCTGGCAATACCGTAGTCGGGTTCTAAGGCTGGCAACACAGTAACTTGGCCTGCACAAAGGCTCATGTTTAACGATTGGTTGCTTGTATGGGAGATAAATCTCGATGGCTGTGGGGTACTGAATTTGTTTTTCATACTGTTGGTCGTCATTCGTTTGTTTCTGTCGACGTTACCCTTTATTGATACTAGCATTCGATGGTTTTCGGGCTGGTTCAGGAGCTCTGTTAAGTCCTTTGAACAAAGATAATGAAACTTTTATTAGTTAAAAACATGAGAACCaaaaattgttcaaatattGCGATACTATAATGGTTCGCTAGCATCAATAGCATAATTACTGAGAATGAAAACTGATCAGGTCAAAAAGaaataagttaattataaagttaCCATCCTTACCTTTTTAACGTTTTCATACTTCGCAAACAACCACAAATATGTAGCCATGATACAGAACATCTGTGTTTCAGTTTTGCTGAATCTCCACATGAATTTCAGGATTGGCGGTATGCGATCCCTCTGCAATTAGAATAAGATGATTGATTATAAGGGCTGTTTCAAATTGGACGTTTGTACGTACGTTGACGTAACAAATTGCGGCAACACTCATAAACGATCGACTCAtaaatggtgttctaattctcgaatatttttattctatttacttaaattcacttttttatttttgcgtattttacttttttctttgtgctaatcaaCATATATTACCCAGTATGTTACCTAACATGattgatttaatgtgattaggtacgaaacacccgatataaaattcaataactaTCATGACTTACCAAGTATATCTTCGGTCCTGTGACTCGATACCGAGTCAGGTTGACAAGTATGGCAGAGGCAGACGTGAGCACTTCTATGCTAGAAATGGATCTGTTTGTTACCGACATGTATGTGTACACACGATGGACAATGGCCGACGCATTGTCGTTGTACATCATCGGGAATACTTCTGTTAGTAATTCTGAAATAAATACGATTAATTAGTTATCATTTTAATGACTAATTTCACTTTTCACTGCCAAAGTCTCTGATAGATCAGGAATTTATAAAACAGATAAATTTTGGTTTCACAGGTATCCAATAGCAATATCtcgcagaaattataagcagccttcTTTTTCTGGCAGATGTCATTAACTACCACTAACACTTTAGAACCCCTTTACATTCTAAATTATTCTTAAGAAATATTACGTCATAGAAAatagtatataaataattaccAAGTGATCTGAAGGCCTTAATAACAGTCTCGATACAGCTGATATTACGCAGGACCTCCATAGCTTCTTCATTACGTTCCTTCATAGTCTCCTGGGTAGACTTCAGGCCTCCATCTCGCCATCTGCGCCTGATTGCCGAGACTCGCTTGTTGTGAGCAATATTTACTCTTGCTAAGTGACCGCGGAACAGCGCCTGAACATAAAATAGAAGTATTAGATTTAGAATCCTATTTCGttacaaataaagttcattAAGGTGGTGAATAATTTACCTGAATTTTCGAAGCAGCCCAGTAAATCCTCTGCTCTTCCCTCGTCTTTTGAATGTGTTCTCGTTTCAACTGGATTTGTTTTCTCACTAAATACCCTCTAACGATAGCCTGGAACTTGACTATAATCCTTCTTTTCTGTACAAACTCGCAATGGATCAGTCTTGTTAGTAATTTTCCTCTCcatattctttgaataaatCTAACTCGGTCCATATACCTTACGTACCAAGACCTTACAAGATAACGCCTTACATGTTTCTGTAGACAAACCGCTGCTGCAATTCGTTTGGACTTAAATGTTTCTCTTTGTTTTTTGAGCCTATACGCTGCTTGTAATGTCATCGCAGCAGAACGCAATCTGAAGAAGCGCCTTCTTTCAATAAAGGTCCTCACGTAGCTTTGGCATTTGATTATGGAAATCCTTGTATTAATATATCTTTGTTTCTCAGTTACCGTTAACTTGTATGACCGATAGAATCTCTGAATGCAAAGTGTAGCTTCTCGGATTGCAATAAACCTCTTACGTGCTATCAACATTCTGACAACGGACTGAGTTAGAATTGCACTTTCTTTCAGTTTCAAAAATTCATGGCGACAAACGACGCGTTTCTTCGATGCAATGTACCAGTTCTGTATCTTTTTTGCCGCTTCATTCTCTCGAATAATGCGTGCGGTTTTATTTGCTCGATACCTATTTTGTACTAATAAAACTGCCTCTCGCAACTTCTTATATTCATTTTGAATTCTTCTTGTTTCTCGAATAAGCCTGAACCGTTGTTGGATTAAGATTACTGCCGATTTGATTCTATTGTATTCTGTTCTCTGAAGTTTGCCACATACGTGCGCCCTGAATCTTCTTTGGATGGTTATACAAGCATTGACCACATTTATGTAGTTTTTCCTTTCTTTTAACATCAAACATTGTGctctatattttctttgaatggTGATAGCTGCAGATTTAACTTCTAAATATGATTTTCTTTCCTTTCTCATAGCCTGCAGAGCTCTGAACCTAGTTTGTAAAACAACAGCCGATCGTTTCGAAGTAAGGTAAGCTTGTCTTTGTTTCTTGCCTTCTAAATACGCTCTATAAAACC from Helicoverpa armigera isolate CAAS_96S chromosome 2, ASM3070526v1, whole genome shotgun sequence includes these protein-coding regions:
- the LOC110381786 gene encoding uncharacterized protein LOC110381786, with the protein product MRSCVYCKRRYKKDSHISFHRLPKGLEEKKIWLQNMKTHNWSPKKYNYLCALHFNDECFVKHFNRTALKPGSIPTIFEGTSTFASSPHPSMSTSSPRPSTSTSSPRPSTSTSSPRSTASTSLPGPLTTNHLHTSNFILWTLACTILALQMGTKNSCQTYGTASPVVIIESKRDQEQAVLDHDYEVSSTPKKARIEVGLLHDHCYEITPRSLKTVAQQTRRSLKFAKAKAKTLSQRVRRLKLKITSLKNIVNDLIKKNKVSEECVHMLQPSVYDKLQEFLHFGWAVPNNVNETSKQCVGYIAGFVIRAIRNKITCINCLSACESIPSDAISDRRNGIALIIQKNRSGLTIPSQSVVYICLLVESLFRQACKKTNGKPPVEKSFPAVLTAKVMKELLPKSNTLFPELRVHFLETMMFETLNSHFDVLIKQIIIKYIDVRFFAATKNYSLSISGQSIRNFLTRQIIWARQ